The stretch of DNA AGAGGGTAATCTTGGTGAGACTGTAGATGTCATTGCTGAACAAGCTGCAGCTTCTGAGTTATTTCGACCGGAAGAAAAAGAGATGATTCGTGGCGTTCTTGATTTGGCTGATCGTCCTGTTCGCTCTATCATGTCGCCGCGCAATGAAATTGAGTGGTTGGATTTAAATGGCGATGAGAATGAAATGCGTGAAGAACTACAACAGGTTAAACATAGTCGCTTAATTCTTGCACGTGATAAAGTGGATGAATTTGTTGGTGTTGCTTTGACAAAAGATCTTCTTTTGAATTTGGCTGAGGGAAAAAAGATTAATTGGAAAAAAGCTATGCGAGAACCACTTGTTGTTCATGAAAATACAAGCGTTTTACGATTGATGGAGCAATTACGCCATTCTTCGATTCAGCTTGCAATTATTGTTGATGAGCATGGCTCTTTTGAAGGGATTGCAACACCAACCGATATTCTTGAGGCTATTGCAGGTGATTTTCCTGATGATGATGAAGAGCCCATGATAGCAGAACAACTTGAAAATGGAAGTCTTCTTGTTGAAGGATACGCTGATATTCGTCGTTTAAGTGGTTATCTTGGGCGTAATCTTGTTGATGAGGCAGATCGTTATACTACTCTGGCAGGATTTATGCTTTGGCAGTTTGGTCATTTGCCGAATGAGGGGGAAAGCTTTGAAACTGACGGTCTATGCTTTAAAGTTATCGAAATGGATCGTCGAAATGTATCTAAAGTCCTTATCTCTCCTCTCGTGTAGTCGGAAAAAGCTTATTATTTTAATAGGCAAGGTAATAGGAAAATATCTTTTTATTGTAGAGAGCGGAAAGGATATGGAGATTGGTGGTTCGATTATGATGTCATTGTTTTCTAGCGGGGTTTTAAGAGTAAAGGATGGACTATGCAAAAGTTAAATTATCAATGAATTTTTATGCTAAAGAAGGGTTTTTATTGATAATCTACTAGAGGAAGAAGTGAGAAAATGACGCAGAGCTATTTGTGAAATGGTCATTAAACTTAAAAAAGAACTCCTTTTATGGAAAGTATTATAGAGTGTATTGCACTAAAAAATGACAATCCTAATATTCAATGTTGAAAATCGATTGAAGGTTATAGAATCTACTATTTTTCTATAAAAGATATTCGGTAGACTGGTGAGGTAGGTCTTTTTAAAGGGAAATTGCAAGTTTATGTATCTTGATACAGTGGAACTAGTACAGAAAAAGGGCGCTTTAATACTTAGTATAAAAAAGATAAGTGAAGAATAATGATTGCGTTAACTTACATAAGAAGCCTAGTTTAACGCGGTTATTTCTATTTACACATGTACAAAAAAGAGAAAGGCTTTGATCTTTTTTTATTTATTCAGGTGGTGTTTTGGGAACTTGCTTCCAGTATTGTTGCGCTTCAAAAATTGCTACAACAAATAACGAAATGATAAGCGGTATAATCAAATAAAGCATTCTAAATACAATAAGTGCTGCGATAACATCAGTTGGATTTATATTGGGCATACCTGTTATGAATAATGCTTCAAGAACACCAATCCCCCCTGCTGGAGCATTGGAGAGAAGAGTTATCGTAAAAGATGTTAGGAAAACACCGAGCACAGAAATAAAATTAACATCTGTGTTGTGTGGAAGAACCGCGTATATAATTCCTGCTGCTGCTAAAAGTTCTAAAGGGCTAATAAGGAGCTGTTGAATGACAATTTTTAATCGTGGATAGGAAAGTTGAATTTTTTTGCCCAAGTGTAAGGGTTTTAATTGAAGCCAGCTGCCAAAAGCATAGAGTGCTATACAACCAAGAAGGATTGCGCCAATTGTTGTTCCAAGCCATTCAGGAAGCTCATCATGAATGAGAGTGATAATTTCGGGTTGCAAAATCAAAACGATCCCAAAGAGTAAGATTGTGCCTATCACAAAGGTAAAAGAGCAAAAACCCACCAATATCGCGATTTCTGTTCCATTTAATCCTTTCATTTTATAGGCGCGATAGCGCACGACCGCACCAGAAAAAACGGAAGCACCAATATTATGTGAAAGGGCATAAGTAGTAAACGAACATATCGCGATAAAAATCCAAGAAATCTTATGACCAAGATGCTGCAAGGCAATTCGGTCATATCCAGCAAGAGCCGCATAAGCCAAGAGAGAACACGAACAGGCTAACAGCCATTGTTGTGCATTTAAATTGCTCAAGCGTTCCAATACATCATTAAAAGAAATGGCAGAGAGCTTTATATAAAGAATGCGGATAGATACCAGCATTGCTAAGATACCAATAAATGGCCATATAAATTGCTTTATTTTCACGCTTCTATACCCATTTTATATTTTCTGTAAATTCAATTCATGATTTTGCATATTTTTTACAGATCTCTTCCCTGTTAAATGTTCTATAACACCATTGGCAATTTCTTCACCATCAGTTACTACAACATCTGCACCTAAATCAACGAGATAAGTTGTTTCTACATCGGATAGTGCATGCGTGATTATCTGGATATCCTTCTTCATACCACGTATATTCACTATACATTCTCCTACTTCAATGGTACTTCGCATTGTAATAACAACTTTGTGTGCATTGCTCATATTTGTTGCGTTCATTATTTCTGGTTGAATGATATTGCCACAAATCACCTCGAAGCCATCCGTAATCGCTTGGTCAGCGAGGCGTTTTGATTCTTCCACTATCACCACAGGTTCACCTCTGTTTACTAAAGATAATGCAACACATTTACCAATATGACCGTAGCCAATGATTACGATATGGTTGGTTTTTAAGGTTATTGGTAAAAATTCATTGTCAGGATTTTGCGGATCAATATCAATGATTGTTTGTGTATTTTGTAAATTTGTAGGAGAGTTCTCTAGACGTTTTTTAATTTTGTTGCAAGCCATGAAAACAAGTGGATTAAGCAAAATAGAAAGAATTGCTCCTCCAAGAATTAAATCGTGGGCATCGTTGTTTAAAAGCCCTAAGCTCAGACTTAAGCCTGCAAGAATAAAAGAAAATTCTCCGATTTGGGCAAGACTTGCAGAAATGGTCAAAGCTGTTGCATTAGAATAGCGAAAAGCTTTAACGATGAAAAAGGCAACAGCTGATTTTCCTAGTATAATAATGAATAACGTTGCTAAGAGGGGGAAAAAATGAGTCAATAGCTTCCCTGGGTCAAATAACATGCCCACAGAAACAAAAAAGAGAACAGAAAACGCATCTCGTAGTGGTAAAGAT from Bartonella taylorii encodes:
- a CDS encoding lysylphosphatidylglycerol synthase transmembrane domain-containing protein: MKIKQFIWPFIGILAMLVSIRILYIKLSAISFNDVLERLSNLNAQQWLLACSCSLLAYAALAGYDRIALQHLGHKISWIFIAICSFTTYALSHNIGASVFSGAVVRYRAYKMKGLNGTEIAILVGFCSFTFVIGTILLFGIVLILQPEIITLIHDELPEWLGTTIGAILLGCIALYAFGSWLQLKPLHLGKKIQLSYPRLKIVIQQLLISPLELLAAAGIIYAVLPHNTDVNFISVLGVFLTSFTITLLSNAPAGGIGVLEALFITGMPNINPTDVIAALIVFRMLYLIIPLIISLFVVAIFEAQQYWKQVPKTPPE
- the ybaL gene encoding YbaL family putative K(+) efflux transporter — its product is MLHDTPLITTIVAGLCLAFLLGMIASRLRISPLVGYLLAGVIVGPNTGGFRIDSVIINQLAEIGVILLMFGVGLHFSLKDLLSVRAIAIPAAIAQMAFSTFLGLCLGLIMGWGFSGSLVFGLALSIASTVILLRALQERHLIETEKGRIAVGWLIIEDLAMVLILVLIPSLANVLSNTKKEAFDPLVQWLDLSIWGIFGLTILKVIVFIALMLIIGRRVIPWLLKMSAQSGSRELFRLSVFAIALGVAFGAAHLFGVSLSLGAFFAGMVMSESELSHRAAEESLPLRDAFSVLFFVSVGMLFDPGKLLTHFFPLLATLFIIILGKSAVAFFIVKAFRYSNATALTISASLAQIGEFSFILAGLSLSLGLLNNDAHDLILGGAILSILLNPLVFMACNKIKKRLENSPTNLQNTQTIIDIDPQNPDNEFLPITLKTNHIVIIGYGHIGKCVALSLVNRGEPVVIVEESKRLADQAITDGFEVICGNIIQPEIMNATNMSNAHKVVITMRSTIEVGECIVNIRGMKKDIQIITHALSDVETTYLVDLGADVVVTDGEEIANGVIEHLTGKRSVKNMQNHELNLQKI